The proteins below come from a single Vicugna pacos chromosome 13, VicPac4, whole genome shotgun sequence genomic window:
- the PADI1 gene encoding protein-arginine deiminase type-1: MAPQRAVQLSLKKPTYAVCVVGVETYVDVYSDVPKGSVTFGISGSSGVEIFMVYNPAQVTKPTGKTHWPLGAGVDVIISVDTASKDLNDLKVKVSYFGQQEGGALGQSVLYLTGVDISLDVDMGRAGKVKKSQGDKKTWRWGPEGYGAVLLVNCDRDSLRSKGLDLTNTQLTSLNDLQDMSPMVLSCDGPDELFDNHKLILNVPFSDSKRVGVFCARGGNSLSDYKQVLGPQHLSYEVERQPGERKISFYVEGFTFPDADFLGLVSLSVSLVDTKTLPEVPLFTDTVTFRVAPWIMTPNTQPPLELYVCSVVDLHGSNEKFLEDMSNLALKANCKLIICPQIENRNDRWIQDEMEFGYIEAPHKSFPVVFDSPRNRGLKDFPYKRILGPDFGYVTREIPFVGASGLDSFGNLDVSPPVTVDGKEYPLGRILIGSSFPKSGGRRMAKVVRDFLKAQQVQAPVELYSDWLSVGHVDEFLSFVPTSDQKGFRLLLASPSACLKLFQEKKEEGYGEAAQFDGLKHQVKRSINEMLADRRLRSNNLYAQKCIDWNREVLKRELGLTERDIVDIPQLFSLTGSYAEAFFPDMVNMVVLGKYLGIPKPFGPIINGRCCLEEKVRSLLEPLGLHCIFIDDFLSYHELLGEIHCGTNVHRKPFPFKWWHMVL, translated from the exons TGATGTGCCCAAGGGCTCTGTGACCTTCGGAATCTCTGGGAGCTCCGGGGTGGAGATCTTCATGGTCTACAATCCAGCACAGGTGACAAAGCCCACAGGCAAGACCCACTGGCCCCTGGGCGCCGGCGTGGACGTGATCATATCCGTGGACACAGCCAGTAAAGATTTAAATGATCTCAAG GTGAAGGTCTCCTACTTCGGGCAGCAGGAGGGCGGTGCCCTGGGCCAGAGCGTGCTCTACCTCACTGGCGTTG ACATCTCCCTTGATGTCGACATGGGCCGCGCCGGCAAGGTGAAGAAGAGCCAAGGTGACAAG AAAACCTGGCGCTGGGGCCCTGAGGGCTATGGGGCTGTCCTGCTGGTGAACTGTGACCGGGATAGTCTCAGGTCCAAGGGGCTGGACCTCACCAACACCCAGCTGACATCACTGAATG ACCTGCAGGACATGTCCCCCATGGTGCTGAGCTGCGATGGCCCTGACGAGCTCTTTGACAACCACAAGCTGATCTTGAACGTGCCATTTTCTGATTCCAAAAGAGTGGGGGTCTTCTGTGCTAGGG GTGGGAATTCCCTCTCCGACTACAAGCAGGTGCTGGGACCCCAGCATCTGTCCTACGAGGTGGAGCGGCAGCCGGGGGAGCGGAAGATCAGCTTCTATGTGGAGGGGTTCACCTTTCCTGATGCTGATTTCTTGGGGCTGGTCTCTCTCAGCGTCAGCCTGGTGGACACCAAG ACCCTGCCTGAGGTGCCCCTCTTCACAGACACCGTGACCTTCCGTGTGGCCCCCTGGATCATGACCCCCAACACCCAGCCCCCCCTGGAGCTGTATGTGTGCAG tgtcGTAGACCTTCATGGCTCAAATGAGAAGTTTCTGGAGGACATGTCTAACCTGGCATTGAAAGCCAACTGCAAACTGATCATCTGCCCTCAGATTGAGAATCGAAATGACCGCTGGATCCAG gatGAGATGGAGTTTGGCTACATCGAGGCCCCTCACAAGTCCTTCCCAGTGGTCTTTGACTCCCCTCGAAACAGAGGCCTGAAGGATTTCCCTTATAAGAGGATCCTG GGTCCTGACTTCGGCTATGTAACCCGGGAAATCCCATTCGTTGGTGCCTCCGGTCTTGACTCCTTCGGCAACCTGGACGTCAGCCCACCGGTCACTGTGGATGGCAAGGAGTATCCCCTGGGCCGTATTCTCATCGGCAGCAGCTTCCCCAA GTCAGGTGGGCGGCGAATGGCCAAGGTGGTGCGTGACTTCCTGAAGGCCCAGCAGGTGCAGGCGCCCGTGGAACTCTACTCGGACTGGCTCTCCGTGGGCCACGTGGACGAGTTCCTGAGCTTTGTGCCCACCTCCGATCAAAAG GGCTTCCGGCTGCTCCTGGCCAGCCCCAGCGCTTGCCTCAAACTGTTccaagagaagaaggaggagggctATGGGGAGGCGGCCCAGTTTGACG GGTTAAAGCACCAGGTGAAGAGAAGCATTAATGAGATGCTGGCAGACAGACGTCTCAGGAGTAACAACCTCTATGCACAG aaaTGCATCGACTGGAACCGGGAGGTGCTGAAGCGGGAGCTGGGCCTGACGGAGCGGGACATCGTGGACATCCCCCAGCTCTTCTCCCTGACGGGCTCCTACGCAGAAGCCTTCTTCCCTGACATG GTGAACATGGTGGTCTTAGGCAAGTACCTGGGCATCCCTAAGCCCTTCGGGCCCATCATCAATGGCCGCTGCTGCCTAGAGGAGAAGGTGCGGTCCCTTTTGGAGCCTCTGGGCCTCCACTGTATCTTCATCGATGACTTCTTGTCCTACCATGAGCTGCTTGGAGAGATCCACTGTGGCACCAATGTGCACCGGAAGCCCTTTCCCTTCAAGTGGTGGCACATGGTGCTCTGA